In Streptomyces thermolilacinus SPC6, a single genomic region encodes these proteins:
- a CDS encoding DsbA family protein, protein MNDSTTEHTARPVVLDVWCELQCPDCRTALEDLRALRERYGDRLDVRLRHFPLEKHKHAYAAAQAAEEALAQGKGWPYVEEVLGRVEELDAEGEVFLLAAARELGLDDEEFDTALIDGRHLLAVDADQAEGKAIGVTGTPTYVIGGERLDGGKSQEGLRARIEEVADRLLAAGD, encoded by the coding sequence ATGAACGACTCCACCACCGAACACACCGCCCGGCCCGTCGTCCTGGACGTCTGGTGCGAGCTCCAGTGCCCCGACTGCCGGACCGCCCTGGAGGACCTGCGCGCCCTGCGGGAGCGTTACGGCGACCGGCTCGACGTGCGGCTGCGCCACTTCCCGCTGGAGAAGCACAAGCACGCCTACGCCGCGGCGCAGGCCGCCGAGGAGGCCCTGGCTCAGGGCAAGGGCTGGCCGTACGTGGAGGAGGTGCTCGGGCGCGTGGAGGAGCTGGACGCCGAGGGCGAGGTGTTCCTGCTGGCGGCCGCGCGGGAACTGGGCCTGGACGACGAGGAGTTCGACACGGCCCTGATCGACGGGCGTCACCTGCTGGCGGTGGACGCCGACCAGGCGGAGGGCAAGGCGATCGGGGTGACCGGGACGCCCACGTACGTCATCGGCGGCGAGCGGCTGGACGGCGGGAAGAGCCAGGAGGGGCTGCGGGCCCGTATCGAGGAGGTCGCCGACCGGCTGCTGGCCGCGGGCGACTGA
- a CDS encoding GNAT family N-acetyltransferase has product MTTTLRPSGPLQQADDGTRSRSYEVCVNSRPVGTVRVGTLPAPGARPLGTISGLRVAEADRGRGRGTVAALAAEEVLRGWRCDRVRIAVPADAPAARRLATALGYTESGHVLVKDFTAPAEPAPRLPAGLEIRPMTGAEAAAWIAADPPRAARLPEGPATDGTRLHVAVRDGVRAGHLWTGWRDLPAGERVPYVWEVAVAEGERRKGHGRALMRFAEQLVRAGGGDRLALRVDPGNGPARALYASLGYRPLLTDYEKVLY; this is encoded by the coding sequence ATGACCACCACCCTGCGGCCGTCCGGGCCGCTCCAGCAGGCCGACGACGGCACCCGGTCGCGCTCCTACGAGGTGTGCGTCAACAGCCGCCCCGTCGGCACCGTCCGGGTCGGCACGCTCCCCGCGCCGGGAGCCCGCCCCCTCGGCACCATCAGCGGACTGCGCGTGGCCGAGGCGGACCGCGGCCGCGGCCGGGGGACCGTCGCCGCGCTCGCCGCCGAGGAGGTGCTGCGCGGCTGGCGGTGCGACCGGGTACGGATCGCCGTGCCCGCCGACGCGCCCGCGGCCCGGCGCCTCGCCACCGCCCTCGGGTACACCGAGAGCGGCCACGTTCTCGTCAAGGATTTCACCGCCCCCGCCGAGCCCGCCCCGCGGCTCCCGGCCGGTCTCGAGATCCGCCCCATGACCGGCGCCGAGGCCGCAGCCTGGATCGCCGCCGACCCGCCCCGCGCCGCCCGCCTGCCCGAAGGGCCGGCCACCGACGGCACCCGCCTGCACGTCGCCGTACGGGACGGTGTCAGGGCCGGCCACCTGTGGACCGGGTGGCGCGATCTGCCGGCCGGGGAGCGGGTGCCGTACGTGTGGGAGGTCGCCGTCGCCGAGGGCGAACGCCGCAAGGGCCACGGCCGGGCCCTGATGCGCTTCGCCGAGCAGCTCGTACGCGCCGGGGGCGGCGACCGCCTCGCCCTGCGCGTGGACCCCGGCAACGGCCCGGCCCGCGCCCTGTACGCGTCGCTCGGCTACCGGCCGCTGCTCACGGACTACGAGAAGGTCCTGTACTGA
- a CDS encoding CGNR zinc finger domain-containing protein: MLIPHDTRIALDTVVDLMNTAPEGGRGETLGDVPSLYAFVEGHQVSGVGELGPRDLRAVREVRSRFAEVFAAPDARTAAMLINQLVAGAGTTPQLTDHDGYDWHVHYFAPGASVADHLAADCGMALAFILVAGERERLRRCEAPDCRRAFVDLSRNRSRRYCDSRTCGNRLHVAAYRARRKDAAAG; the protein is encoded by the coding sequence GTGCTGATCCCCCACGACACCCGGATCGCCCTCGACACCGTCGTCGACCTGATGAACACCGCCCCGGAGGGCGGCCGGGGCGAGACCCTCGGGGACGTGCCGTCGCTCTACGCGTTCGTGGAGGGACACCAGGTCAGCGGGGTCGGCGAGCTCGGGCCCCGCGACCTGCGGGCCGTGCGGGAGGTGCGGAGCCGCTTCGCCGAGGTGTTCGCCGCACCGGACGCCCGCACGGCCGCCATGCTGATCAACCAGCTGGTGGCGGGCGCGGGCACCACGCCGCAGCTGACGGACCACGACGGGTACGACTGGCACGTCCACTACTTCGCCCCCGGCGCCTCCGTCGCCGACCACCTGGCCGCGGACTGCGGCATGGCGCTCGCGTTCATCCTGGTGGCGGGCGAACGCGAGCGGCTGCGCCGCTGCGAGGCCCCGGACTGCCGCCGCGCCTTCGTGGACCTGTCCCGCAACCGCTCCCGCCGCTACTGCGACAGCCGGACCTGCGGCAACCGCCTCCATGTGGCGGCCTACCGGGCCCGGCGCAAGGACGCGGCCGCGGGGTGA